ttggctcacagcaacttccacctcccgggttcaagcaattctctgcttcagcctcctgagtagctgggattacaggcgcccaccaccacgccctgctaattttttttatttttttagtagagatggggtttcgccatcttggctaggctggtcttgaattcgtgACCTCATGCagtctgcccgcctgggcctctcaaagtgttgggattacaggcataagccactgtgctcagccaggtTTCAATTCTTACCAGTCTATAAGTCATGCAACATAAAATCCACATCATCTCCTCCATTGGGTTGCTTTGAAGTACACCTTCGATAGTACAATGAAAGTCTTGTGATTATATATAAAGTACAAAGTTGTGTTTACCAGATAGACAAGTTAATAATTCATAGACCAGCTTTCCTGGTTGGGGAAGAGTATAATTTAAAGTTGCTGTCAAATAGTAAGTTTAACAAAAGTATCTATTTATGAGGTTTAATAGATCATTTCTTTTAGTTAATGAGATTGTTTTTCAtgcatattatttttcctttaggtAGTCAAACCACACACTCCATTAATAAGGTTTCCTGACAGAAGAGACAATCCTAAACCCAATGGtaagttgtattttatttagatttcttttaaaattgtgtacgtgaatatttataaatgagtattttattataggcaatatttctcatttaaaaatcagttaagaCTATTGGAGCTTCGATCAAAGTAGTGCCCTATGTTGCATGCAAGTAGAAATTAacttatggccaggcgcggtggctcacacctgtaatcccagcactttgggaggccgaggcaggcggataacctgaggtcaggagttcgagaccagcctagccaacatggtgaaaccctgtctctactaaaaaatataaaaatattagccaggcatggtggtgggctcctatagtcccagctactcgggaggctgaggcggagaactgcttgaacccaggaggcggaggttgcagtgagccgagatcatgccactgcactccagcctgggtgacagggcaagactttgtctcaaaaaaaaaaaaaaaaaaaaaaaaaattattacctctgttttattttactttttgagacagggtcttgctctgtctcccaggctggagtacagtggtgctatcttggcacactgcagcctccccctcccaggttcaagcaattcttgtgcttcagcctccttagtagctgggattacaggcatacaccagcacacctgactcatttttgtatttttagtagagacagggtttcgctatgttgcctaggctggtctggaactcctgatctcaggtgatctgcctgccttggcttcccaaagtgctgggattacaggcatgagccacacaccTGGCCTTTATTACCCCTATTTTAAAAGGTAGTGACTCAACAGAAGATGTGTCTGAATTTCTAGTGAGTTTATATGGGCTAAATTTTGTCCTACCTTTATTCTCTCCTATCCTTTAGAAGATTCTCCCATGCTTCCATTTGCAGAGACTGTGAAAATAATAACCCTTCCTATGTTTCTCTGCTCATCAaccatcttttctttcattcattcatttatctattcatctagtcagtaaatattttttggattGCCTTAATCCTTagcatttatttgaaattaatggGAGAAGATTCTGAAatggttctgtttttctctgattcccacccttttttttttttttaaaccagatcCTCTGTGCTTCTCTTGCTTTAATTCAGGCAATTTCAACACATTTTATAggtatatttttaacttattgtAACTATTGAAGAATTAAGATAAACAAATGTGAAGATACTGAGAAAACTACCCTCATTTACATTTACTGACTTTCTTATTCCTTGTAAGATATTACCTGTAAACTCCACCATGTGTTGGCCTATGAGTGGTTATGTGAGATAAGCTTAAGTAGTGTAGGTTCCCCTAAAGGGTTGAATTCCGCTAACtagaaatttcattattttacatttttttaattcatttacttaAAACTGCTcctttgctgggtgcagtggcacatgcctatagtcctaactactcacaggctgaggtgggatggcaggaggctgaggcaggatgctTGCTTGggcccagcagttcaagatcagcctggacaacaaagtaagaccccatctctaaacaataaatatataaaaattttaaagctacCTCCTTAGAGGTAGCTACCTCCTTACCTCCTCCTTTGTTTTTAGAAAcctttatgaaatatatatagcCAACTGAGTTACCCTACAATATTTACCTTTTGGAATTATAGTACTTCAAGAGTTATTTGAAGAATGACTTCATTTCAAGAATGACTTGATTATTTGATAGTATTTTAAGACTCAGTATTTTGACATCTGAACAATTTCTCTaatatggtctttttttttttttttaatttcagtatcGGAAGCTTTGAGATCAGCAGGGCTACCATCTCACTCTTCTGTAATTTCACAACATTCTAAGGGAAGTAAATCACCAGATTTGTTGATGTATCAGGGTCCACCAGATActgcagaaataataaaaacattacctCAGAAATACAGAAGGAAACTTGTGTCtcaagaagaaattgaatttatCCAAGTAAGTCATTGCTCTTTGTCCCAAGACTATGCAAAACACCATAACATTTGGGCTTTGGGGATTTCATTTGCTGATTTACATGCTATTCCTATTGTCATGTCAGAGTGTGGTCAGAGCTAAGACAGGATGGTCAGGTAGGCCAAGACTACGAGAAACAAACCATAGTCAAATCCCTCTGTAAATATGCGTGGTATATCAATGTCAATAGATATAATCACATAAAAAAACAGTTCTTTggggtcctcaataatttttcAGAGTGTAAAGAGCTCTTGATACCAAGAAATTTAAGGACAGGTCAACCTTGAATCCCTTCCAGGTCTGACATTATGTTTATAAGAATTGAtaagagggctgggcatggtgactcacgcctgtaatcccagcactttgggaggccaaagcaggtggatcacctgaggtcaggagttggagaccagcctggccaatatggtgaaaccctgtctctactaaaaatacaaaaattagctggatgtggtggcgggtgcctgtaatcccagctacttgggaggctgaggcaggagaatctcttgaacccgggaggcggaggttgcagtgagccaaaatggcaccactgcactctagcttgggcagcaagagtgaaactccggaaactctgtctcaaaaaaaaaaaaaaaaaaaaaaaaagaattgataggAATACCCTAAAGTTTTGACtaattcaaaactattttttaaaaactaaagattggctgggcgcagtggctcaagcctgtaatcccagcactttgagaggccgagatgggcagatcacgaggtcaggagatcgagaccatcctggctaacatggtgaaaccccatctctactaaaaaatacagaaaactagccgggcgaggtggcgggtgcctgtagtcccagctacttgggaggctgaggcaggagaatggcgtaaacccgggaggcggagcttgcagtgagatgagatccggccactgcactccagcctcggcgacagagtgagactctgtctcaaaaacaaacaaacaaacaacaaaaaaaaaaccaccaaagaTTACTTGCTGAAGATTGTATAAATTTGTAAAGTTACCATCAAAACATTTCCTGGGTCAATTTAACATCTAATCttactgctttatttttcccttttcagcGTGGAGGTCCTGAATAACCATGGTGGCTGCTGTTTGTCATCAGACAATAGAATTGTCTTTACAATAAAGGACGTCCAAAATGACAGATGAGAAACTGTATATTAAACACCTTTAATAAatactatgaaaaaaatgaaatatagaaaatttagaTGGACACTTGTATTTCCTAATTTATGTATCTTGGTCAGCTTCTCCACAAGCTTACCTAATTATTTATACACTTTAtacttattaaaatatacatttttaaatgttagcctATTAATTTACTCTTGATTATCAAACATTACCAGTGTTGAACTATTAAAAGCACATAATGTATAGTAAACTATCATAGGATTCTtataatttcacttttctttctgtttagacATGGAAAAATTTATCAATCAGAATTGCTGTTTTAGGTACATGATTTTCCTGAAATTGGGTAAGGATCAGTGAAATAATGACTCTATTACTTGTTCTTAATTCTCTGTTCTCTAATGTTTTTTCATTCACAAGTTTACTGGAGTATAACTGGCTTAGTAAGTGTGTCCTACTCtgaatgataaaaatatagtCAAGCTAAAATAGGTGACTATACTATTAAGATAGAGGAGATCATACAAAAGGTTCCAAGAAAGTCAgagtataaaatggaaaataagagacCAAAATGAATATAGCATAGGAATAAAGATTTCACTAGAAATTGCAATTTATTATGTTTCAGAGGTTGTAAGGAAGTCTTGttctttggtttattttactgttttgtgATCTTGTGTGCAAATCCTGATAACCATTAACTTTCTCAAACTTAATGTCTCAAAGCCTcataaaatcaacataaatatttacttattaagCAGTTTATGAAACTTGAATGGGGCCCCTCCTGTGCCAAGGGTATGTGTATTATGAAGTAAAACCTCACAAAGCTAAATAAATTCTCTTCCATACCTTTAACGATTTCCAGAATATGCTTTAAAGAAGTGGTCCCTGAGAGTTAACGGTAGCTCATGAGCAAGAAATAGAATTGGTTTTGAGTATGTTTCTGTATTTACTCAATTACCTGTGggttaatttttacttatttctacTACTCCACAGAGTTGATCTACTTCTCTTATAAATTTTTTGCTGTAGCCTAGTGTAAATGTTGTTCAGCACAAATATGAGATAGGGATTGGGGTTTGATGCTGGCAATAAGCTGTTCTGGTGACTCATTGAAAAACAtgattcaggccaggtgcagtggctcacgctttgtaataccagcactttggggggccaaggcaggttgatcacctgaggtcaggagttcaagaccagcctgggtgacatggtgaaaccccatctctactaaaaacataaaaattagccaggcatggtgatatgcacctgtaatctcagctacagggaagctgaggccagtgaatcacttgaacccaggaggcagaggttgcagtgagccgacattgcgccactgcattccagcctgttcgacagagtgagactccatgaaaaaaataaaataaaaacatgattcatttcttttttttattatttaaaaatttattgctgggtgtggtggctcacacctgtaattccagcacttcggaaggctgaggcaggcggatcacctgatgtcaggagttcaagacgagcctagccaacatggtgaaaccccgtctctactaaaaatacaaaaattagctgggcgtggtggcaggtgcctgtaatcccagctactcaggaggctgaggcaggagaattgcttgaacccaggaggcggaggttgcagtgagtggaggtcacacaactgcactccagcctaggcgacagagcgaaattctgtctaaaaaaaaaaaaaaaattatttgggaaaaTTACTTTAGAACAACCACTGTTCTTTGCTCCTGCCCTGCTGCTATCccttagttttcttatttcaGCAAAAGAAAGCCcagggccgggccgggccgggcatggtggctcatgtctctaatcccagcactttgggaggccgaggcgggcagatcacctgagatcaggagttcaagaccagcctagccaacatggtgaaaccttgtctctactaaaaatacaaaaaattagctgggcgtggtggcgggcacctgtaatcccagctactcaggaggctgagacaggagaattgcttgaacctgggaggcggaggttgcagtgagccgagatcacgccattgcacgccagccactccagcctgggcaacaagagaaaaactccatctcaaaaaaaaaaaaaaaaaagaaaacccagggcCATTATTTTGCTTTCAGAAATAAATTCGGATTCAGGTAGTGAAGAATGGTATGAGTAATACTGTGAGCCAACAGTTAGAAATCCTAATGTCGAACTGTGGATGTATATCTGAAGGCAGTCTTTACTATAGCTGCTGCCATGAAAGTCAGAATGAAAAACATCTGTCACTGTTACAGAATTTGTGAGTATAGGTATGGCAAAAAG
This DNA window, taken from Macaca fascicularis isolate 582-1 chromosome 6, T2T-MFA8v1.1, encodes the following:
- the KGD4 gene encoding alpha-ketoglutarate dehydrogenase component 4, with the protein product MMGSKMASASRVVQVVKPHTPLIRFPDRRDNPKPNVSEALRSAGLPSHSSVISQHSKGSKSPDLLMYQGPPDTAEIIKTLPQKYRRKLVSQEEIEFIQRGGPE